In one window of Thiobacillus sp. DNA:
- a CDS encoding V-type ATP synthase subunit E → MDAEVQVTQLEQALIRQAETLAREQRHNAEAAKARILSESAERLKLAEDREVLAAKAEAERHVRRHIQAAETRLAAELDRLRWALTEATMASVKLAFQELADDDDRYLAVLEELLAAAVAALPEGDLVAEARGADQPRLAPVWADMAQRVAPGRRFTLATHGQVSEGGIRVRLADNRAQLDQTFEARQSRLAEDLARVVMERLFASTLDLSVLAR, encoded by the coding sequence ATGGACGCGGAAGTTCAAGTCACCCAACTGGAGCAGGCCCTGATCAGGCAGGCCGAGACCCTGGCCCGGGAGCAGCGGCACAATGCCGAGGCGGCCAAGGCCCGCATCCTCAGCGAGTCCGCCGAGCGCCTCAAGCTGGCGGAAGACCGGGAAGTCCTGGCGGCCAAGGCCGAGGCGGAACGCCATGTGCGCCGCCACATCCAGGCTGCGGAGACCCGCCTGGCGGCGGAACTGGATCGCCTGCGCTGGGCCCTCACCGAGGCCACAATGGCCAGTGTGAAGCTGGCCTTCCAGGAACTGGCGGACGACGATGACCGCTACCTGGCCGTGCTGGAGGAGTTGCTGGCCGCGGCCGTTGCCGCCCTGCCCGAAGGCGATCTGGTGGCCGAGGCGCGGGGTGCGGACCAGCCCCGCCTGGCGCCCGTCTGGGCGGACATGGCGCAGCGGGTCGCGCCGGGGCGTCGATTTACCCTGGCCACTCACGGCCAGGTGAGCGAGGGCGGCATCCGGGTGCGGCTGGCCGACAACCGGGCCCAGTTGGACCAGACCTTCGAGGCGCGCCAGTCCCGCCTGGCGGAGGACCTGGCCCGGGTGGTCATGGAGCGCCTCTTCGCCAGCACGCTGGACCTCAGCGTGTTGGCGAGGTAA
- a CDS encoding ATPase produces MNWLIALLGLSVLATIGAGVWLELKPRKLPPPRWLKAGVLSNFLIFGAGLATALLLGVQEVMAAESAVAAGAMEISLGKGLALIGIGLPTALAAIGAGLALGPVGSAALAVIAEKPEMFGRTLIYMGLAEGVAIYGLVMSILMLGKI; encoded by the coding sequence ATGAACTGGCTGATCGCCCTGTTGGGTCTTTCCGTGTTGGCCACCATCGGTGCGGGGGTGTGGCTGGAACTGAAGCCACGCAAGCTACCGCCACCCCGTTGGCTCAAGGCCGGCGTGCTGTCAAATTTTCTGATCTTTGGCGCCGGCCTGGCTACCGCTCTTCTCTTGGGCGTGCAGGAAGTCATGGCCGCCGAGTCGGCGGTCGCTGCCGGCGCGATGGAAATTTCCCTGGGCAAGGGCCTTGCCCTGATCGGCATTGGACTGCCCACGGCCCTGGCAGCCATCGGTGCCGGCCTGGCCCTGGGCCCCGTGGGGTCCGCAGCCCTGGCGGTGATCGCCGAGAAGCCGGAAATGTTCGGCCGTACCTTGATCTACATGGGCCTGGCTGAAGGCGTGGCCATCTACGGTCTGGTCATGTCCATCCTGATGCTGGGCAAGATATGA
- a CDS encoding ATPase, whose translation MYRALPMSRIQLVVLASEAQDAALLLAQFGHFSPVPLDEEAAVHFPDQPGDEYREVYLEAEARLGKISEMCGHQECAPLPTNAIAPNLRELQGINNRLRDLWRQCSTCSDRGRRIEEDLRRLSALRESFARLKALDVDLSRLVRPGELLDVRIGQAPKANVKRLREALALAGYLLTVFDQDEEQAFAVVAGPRSAGELGGVLSQAGWRELNIPPELQAHPEVAARFLEQEEQRLTLAERAYCDLKVESLGKQAEWLSQARLLLRMARPLAETALGGFRGNGQLAQFSGWVPRDQVPHLRAALGSRFAERHLLHARSPQPGERRDIPSYLTYPAWLKPFVPLVKSYGIPRYGEFDPSLLFALTYLLLFGAMFGDVGHGGVIAVLSLLLLGKLGRAAWVGVAAGLSSVGFGFLYGSVFGYEDLMEPVWLSPLHDPTRILTVAVLFGIGFIVFTLLASIYNRLQEGQMVEALFDSTGLAGLVFYLGAAGGLAASAGMPAMSGLGQTAWLLALCGIIVVAVFKWMETRASLGERALVTAIETLETGINLFANTLSFMRVAAFSLNHVALALAVFTIANGLEAVGHGITILLGNVVIIVLEGGIVAIQALRLMYYEGFSRFFSGDGTEFAPLRLADR comes from the coding sequence ATGTATCGCGCCCTGCCCATGTCCCGCATCCAGTTGGTGGTCCTGGCCAGCGAGGCCCAGGACGCTGCCCTGCTGCTGGCCCAATTCGGGCATTTCAGCCCGGTGCCCCTGGACGAGGAGGCCGCCGTCCACTTCCCGGACCAACCCGGCGATGAGTACCGGGAGGTCTATCTGGAGGCTGAAGCCCGCCTGGGCAAGATCAGTGAAATGTGCGGCCACCAAGAGTGCGCACCCCTGCCAACCAATGCCATTGCCCCCAATCTGCGGGAACTGCAGGGCATCAACAACCGCCTGCGGGATCTGTGGCGGCAATGCTCCACCTGCTCGGACAGAGGCCGTCGCATCGAGGAAGACCTGCGCCGCCTGTCGGCGCTGAGGGAGTCTTTCGCACGGCTCAAGGCCCTGGACGTGGACCTTTCCCGCCTGGTGCGACCAGGCGAATTGCTGGACGTGCGCATCGGCCAGGCGCCCAAGGCAAACGTGAAGCGCCTGCGGGAGGCCCTGGCCCTGGCGGGCTACCTGCTCACCGTGTTCGACCAGGACGAGGAGCAGGCCTTTGCCGTGGTGGCCGGGCCCCGCTCCGCTGGAGAACTGGGCGGTGTGCTGTCCCAGGCCGGCTGGCGGGAACTCAACATCCCCCCCGAACTTCAGGCCCATCCCGAGGTGGCTGCCCGCTTCCTGGAGCAGGAGGAACAGCGCCTGACCCTGGCCGAGCGGGCTTATTGCGACCTCAAGGTGGAGAGTCTGGGCAAGCAGGCGGAGTGGCTCTCCCAGGCACGCCTGCTGCTGCGCATGGCCCGCCCCTTGGCGGAGACCGCCCTGGGCGGTTTCCGCGGCAATGGCCAGCTGGCCCAGTTCAGTGGCTGGGTACCCCGGGACCAGGTGCCCCATCTGCGGGCAGCCCTGGGATCCCGCTTCGCCGAGCGGCACCTGCTGCACGCCCGGAGCCCCCAGCCTGGCGAGCGCCGGGACATCCCCTCCTACCTCACCTATCCGGCCTGGCTGAAACCCTTCGTACCTCTTGTGAAGAGCTATGGCATTCCCCGCTACGGCGAATTCGATCCTTCGCTGCTGTTCGCCCTGACCTACCTGCTGCTGTTCGGCGCCATGTTCGGCGACGTGGGCCATGGCGGCGTGATCGCCGTGCTGTCCCTGTTGCTGCTTGGCAAGCTGGGCCGTGCGGCCTGGGTGGGTGTCGCCGCCGGCCTTTCTTCCGTGGGCTTCGGTTTTCTCTATGGCAGCGTGTTCGGCTACGAGGACCTCATGGAGCCGGTATGGCTGTCCCCCCTGCACGATCCCACCCGCATCCTCACCGTGGCGGTCCTGTTCGGCATTGGCTTCATTGTCTTCACGTTGCTGGCCAGCATTTACAACCGCCTGCAGGAAGGGCAAATGGTGGAGGCCCTGTTCGATTCCACTGGTCTGGCTGGCCTGGTGTTCTACCTGGGAGCCGCGGGTGGTCTTGCCGCCAGCGCCGGCATGCCGGCCATGTCGGGCCTGGGGCAAACCGCCTGGCTGTTGGCTTTGTGCGGCATCATCGTGGTGGCCGTCTTCAAGTGGATGGAGACCCGGGCCTCCCTGGGCGAACGGGCCCTGGTCACCGCCATCGAAACCCTGGAAACAGGCATCAACCTGTTCGCCAACACCCTGTCCTTCATGCGGGTGGCGGCCTTCAGCCTGAACCATGTGGCCCTGGCCCTGGCCGTGTTCACCATCGCCAACGGCCTGGAGGCTGTGGGCCATGGCATCACCATCCTTCTGGGTAACGTTGTCATCATCGTCCTGGAGGGCGGCATCGTCGCCATCCAGGCCCTGCGTCTCATGTACTACGAAGGATTTTCCCGTTTCTTCAGCGGCGATGGCACGGAGTTCGCGCCCTTGCGGCTGGCGGACCGTTAG
- a CDS encoding V-type ATPase subunit produces MSAYLNTRVSLFSGRLWQPGDYDAVLRTPDAEMAEALGTRGLPQLAAGFDNKDLRSLEQRIIAEMLEETRVLIRPLAGEARNFLIYWIERFEVSNLKTLLRGKMTDERPASLLGRLTPMGAFARLDVQELAHVEDVNELLRRLEAGHYAGIVRAARLAFEDSRDPFVLDAVLDREYYEGLARRARSLERETPALARLMGPLIDRISLVWLLRFRFNYLLPPAQVYYLLVAAHYRLSAARLKDLAARESVDAVLEDLPDSLRSLLAGVTGIPEVFARMEGAAAQEAARVLGSNAPALARAFAYLILRERNLRAVRGLMRGRNLGLDTDVIAQTLGGLIQETH; encoded by the coding sequence GTGTCAGCCTATCTGAATACGCGTGTCAGTCTCTTCTCCGGGCGCCTCTGGCAACCGGGGGACTATGACGCCGTGTTGCGCACGCCGGATGCGGAGATGGCGGAGGCCCTGGGCACCCGGGGCCTGCCGCAACTGGCAGCCGGCTTCGACAACAAGGACCTGCGCTCCCTGGAGCAGCGCATCATTGCAGAGATGCTGGAAGAAACCCGGGTGCTGATCCGCCCCCTGGCCGGGGAGGCCCGCAACTTCCTCATCTACTGGATCGAGCGCTTCGAGGTCAGCAACCTCAAGACCCTGCTGCGCGGCAAGATGACGGACGAGCGGCCCGCCTCCCTTCTCGGCCGCCTGACCCCCATGGGGGCCTTCGCACGGCTGGATGTCCAGGAACTGGCCCATGTGGAGGACGTGAACGAACTGCTGCGCCGCCTGGAAGCGGGGCATTACGCCGGCATCGTGCGCGCGGCCCGCCTGGCCTTCGAGGACAGCCGCGACCCCTTCGTGCTGGATGCCGTGCTGGACCGGGAGTATTACGAGGGACTGGCCCGACGCGCCCGGTCGCTGGAAAGGGAGACTCCGGCACTGGCCCGGCTCATGGGGCCCCTCATCGACCGCATCAGCCTGGTGTGGTTGTTGCGCTTCCGCTTCAATTACCTGCTGCCCCCCGCCCAGGTGTACTACCTGCTGGTGGCCGCCCACTACCGCCTGTCGGCTGCCCGCCTCAAGGATCTGGCCGCCCGGGAGAGCGTGGACGCAGTGCTGGAGGACCTGCCTGACAGTCTGCGCAGCCTGCTGGCCGGCGTGACCGGCATCCCGGAGGTGTTCGCCCGCATGGAAGGCGCCGCCGCCCAGGAAGCCGCCCGGGTCCTGGGCAGCAACGCTCCCGCCCTGGCCCGGGCCTTTGCCTACCTGATCCTGCGCGAACGCAACCTGCGCGCCGTGCGCGGACTGATGCGGGGCCGCAATCTGGGCCTGGACACGGATGTGATCGCCCAGACCCTGGGCGGCCTTATCCAGGAGACCCACTGA
- a CDS encoding ATPase, which yields MDDALKRLLDAEARAREIIELASQDRQRLLDEALAAARDAEVRFEAGRSELRAPFLKDARGRADQAVAELARKYEERQRNLRDLASRHEEEAVEAALNLLLDPAL from the coding sequence ATGGACGATGCACTAAAGAGGCTGCTGGATGCCGAGGCCCGTGCCCGGGAAATCATCGAGTTGGCCAGCCAGGACCGCCAGCGCTTGCTGGATGAGGCCCTCGCCGCTGCCCGGGATGCGGAGGTTCGCTTCGAGGCGGGACGCTCGGAGTTGCGAGCGCCCTTCCTGAAAGATGCTCGGGGTCGGGCCGACCAGGCGGTGGCCGAGTTGGCCCGAAAATACGAGGAGCGCCAGCGCAATTTGCGTGACCTGGCCTCGCGCCACGAAGAGGAGGCGGTCGAAGCCGCGCTGAACCTGCTGCTCGACCCAGCCCTTTGA